CATGAGTCACAGGAGATGCTCCAGCGACTCCGCAAGTTCGTGGATATTGAATGTTTGGGGAAAGAGAAACTGTATCTGCGTGAATTGCAAGCGCATGGGTATGAAAGCGAGCAATGCCCCACGGTGCAGCTTCTTCGCACTCGCGCCGAAGAGCTCGACCTTCAACAGCTCTACGTCAGGAAGAGAGTCTTCGACAACCAGGAGCCGTTCTATGAAAACCGCTTGAGTATGCTGGAATATTGCATGGCGAGCTTTTTCCTCGGTAAGTCACAGTTGGCACAAGCGGTCATGCATGCACACTGTTCGATGGTCAATGTTGGAGCCATGGAGCTACTTTTGCGTCATGGCTCCCCAGAACAGTTGAGCCTTTTTTTGAGTCCAATGATATCTGCGCAGTTACATTCGAGTTTCATGGTTAGCGAAAGCGAAGTTTCCAGCTCCGACGCGCTCAATGTCAGCACAACCTGCAAAATAGACGATTCAAACGGCACAATGACTTTAAATGGATCAAAGTGGTTTGTAACATCTTTGGAGGACAATAAGTGTGAACTATGGCTTCTACTTGCTGTAACCGAATTTGATGAAGGGAATATATACAAACGGCATTCAGTGGTACTCTTAGACAAGGACGCTATAAAATCTGAAGGAATAACCTATGAACGTATTGATACAGGCGGGCCCAACTCCATCACAGACAGCAATAAATACTACCGTGTGCAATTCAAAAATGCAGTAGTCCCATTAAACATCCTAGGCCAGAGAGGTGAAGGCTTTTCGATGGTGCAAACCAGGACTAGTTTAGCAAAACTATACCAATGCATGAAGCTCTGCGGAACCGGTCATGAAGCCCTCCGCTTGGCGCAATTACGTGCCTCTAGCCGAAAGGTTTTCGGCTCGAAGTTACAAAAGACAGACACATTCAAAACTGACGTTGCCACTTGGAAAATCAAAATTGAAGTTTGCAAGCTGCTTTGTTGCAACGCAGCTGTTCGTTGTCAGGTAGAGGGTATTAAGGTGGCACGCGATGACATAGCGATGGCCAAGATATATACACCACGCGAAATGAGCGAATTAGTAAACTGGTCTATTCAAATACACGGCGCCCTGGGACTCTGTACCTTGGAATCCCCGCTACTCCATATGTGGCATAGCTGCAGGGCAACACGCATTAACGAGGGCCCAGACGAAGCTCTTCTTTCCCAACTGGGTAAGCTCGAAATCTCTAACTTCGCTAAGAATCAAAAAACCTGGGACGACGAGTTGGCCAAGGCCAAATCCTCTTAACCCAACAGCACGCACGCATCGCTCTCCGCACTAGCTCGCATTCTACACTAAATACCGATCATTAGCAACATACCACACAGCAGCTTGATTCCTCACACTGTTCGCTAATAATTCCGTGTTTAATTTTATATACGCCATTAAACATGTTTTCATTATTACTGTAATGCCCTAGTACATATCAGATTTGTTGAAATCATGAATCAAACCGTAGCGCGCCAGTTCTTTGCTCTTCTGCGTCTCCACCTTGAATTTGGTCTCGTTCTGCCCGTCGCGGTACCGTGCCGCCTCTTCAAACGGAACCCGCTCCAGCTGTTCCAGTGGTTTGTCCTCCTTGTCAATGTCTACCTCCCCCAGCATCACTACGTTCTCTCCGCGCACCATGAATACTCCGCGCTCGCACTCGCCGTACTGGCCCTCCTCCGGAATATATATTCTCTCCACACAATGCTGCAGAATCAAGTTGGCATACTGGTCGAACGTACGCAGAACTCCAAAAAGCATGCGCCCGTCCCGTAGCAGTACAAAAATCTTGCGATCCACTGACCCCACAATAGCGGCGGTCGTCGTGAAGTTGTACTGGTCCAAGTATAGGTCCGCCTCACCCTCTGATATTTTGCTATGCGACATCTCTTATAAAAAAAGGCAAATCGCTACGCCGATTCCTGTGAATTACTGGTCCCAATAGACGCTCGATAACACTCTGACGACCCGATGATGCAGCAACCGGTCCCTTCAACTGAGTACCATGGATCAAATATGGTGAACTTCAACGTTGGTCAAAACTGAAAAAAATGGCATACTAAAGCCATCATCCGACACGATCAAGGCAGACCAAGTGTAATCCCAGtagcagcagctggaagGCGGTTTGCAGGTGTTTCAGACTGCCTCCAGGAAGCTAGCTCGACACATGGCTTTCTGGTCTGCTGTCGAGCGCTATTACTATGTCTTACGTATTGCGACAGTGGAAGCGAGCCTTTCGTAAAAGAGCAGGTCATCGAGGGGTTTCCTATCCGTCTGCACCAGCTTTCAAGAACGAAGCCATCAGTTAGAATGTCGTTGCTACGGACATTGCAGATGCAACCCAGGGTGATTACAGTGTTTGCGGAGCATGCAAATGTGGGAGCCGCGTCTGAGATACTGGGTGCCCTGAAGACCGCATCCGGACCCAAGTGCAAGGTGCAGGTTAGCACGATGTTCCCGACACTTGAGCAGCTAATTTACATGAGCGAGATCAACAGAACTGCCGTGGCGGCGCAAGTCCCACGGCTTTCAGAGCTGTTACAGAAGCCCAGCTTCAGTGAGGAGTTCAGCAGTCCGCTGGCGCAGTGCACCCAGGATGGCGTGTGGCGCAGCCAGGGGGGGCTCTGGGTAGACTGGGAGAAGCGGCTCTTGGGAGCCGACGGGCAGTCAGTGCATGAGCTTTTGGGGTCATCCACAATGACAATAGACTAACTAGCACTACGTAGCGTTCCAAATCGAATATGCATATAGTTTACTTATCGCGGGCATCAGACGCCCATCCTCTCGATTACGTAATTCTGCGCGAGGACCCCGATGGAGAGCGCGAGCCCTTTGTCGATCCAGTCCTTAACCCATTCGCTCGGGTCTATTTCACCCTCGAGGGGTTTCTCGTCttccttcttcttcaggTCCGACTTTCCCTCGAGCCAGCCCGCCCATCTAATCGGGAACCCCTGCGAGCGGACAAGAAGCGACACGCCATTGGACATGTCTTCCAGGTGGATGGTGAAGCTAAAACTCCCGACATGCGTCGAGTCCACTACTGCCCCCTCGTCGCCTTTCTGGGGCTGTCCAACAGCAAGAATGCCGATAAACACATCGCTGATTCTGCTCTCCTCATCTGCAGCAGCCTCAATGTCGCGCTCGCGACGCTGGCGTCTCGACTCCTCCATCGCCTTCTGGAATAGCTTCATGGCATTGTCAAGGTTTGCGCGGCACAGCTTGTCTCCTTCGGTCGGCTTCCCCTGGAACATGTTCAGCCCGTGGATGTTACCTGCCGGCCCCTCTGCGGCAGATTCGTTTGGCCGATCCCACTGGTCGACAAAGATGCGAATCCCGCCCTGAACCTGAGAGCTGAGAACATCGTGGAACTGCGACTCAACCTCGTAGGATAGATCGTGGAAGTTGACCAAGTCGTGGACTAAGTGGATGCGCAGCACCTCTTCTGTTTCGCCTACGACAAACTTCGTCAACTGCGAGGTCAGTTCGGAAAGCATGGTGGCATTCGACAGCTTCGACGCAATGGGGTTGGTGTTTAGCTTTGTTGTCAAATCCTGCTGTTCCAACGTGATGCGGTCCTTCAACTGCGTCGCGCGCTCCGTCGTTTTCGACCAGATGCTCGATACAGTAGCCTGGCCGCTGGAGGACCACCAATTCGACAACGACTTGATCGGGTCGTGCAGCTCCTCCGCTACCTCCTGTTTCTCAGGCTGCcccgcgcgcagcggcgcggcTTCTGCAGAGTCCCCGGCCGCCTTTTGCACCCCCGCGGCGGCCTTTCCTGTTGCCGCGGCCCCCTTTGTGTCTCCGGCGGCCTTTACCGTTTTCTGAACGCCTACGGCCGCACCCGCAGGCTTCTTTGCATCCACCTTCAGGTTGCTTTGTTCAAGTTCGTCAAGAAACTCCAGTATGTCCTCATTGCCCTCTGCATTCGGCGTGCCCGTCTGTCCGCCCTTCTTCCCGGCCCCATCGGGCAACGAATCTAAAAACTCCAGTACTTCGTCCGCCTCTGATGGCTTTCCAGCACCTGTCATTGCGCTCCCAGCTTGAAGGGTGAGTTGTAACCAGCTATCAATCAGCACCTGATTTTCAACTTTTTGTAGAGTGGCTTCAGTGCCGGCTGCGCGATGCAAAGTCTCGACCGGCCCACATTCTCAGTAAGCTAGCTAACAGCTACTTAGGGACCGGTTAGGAAAGTGTCGGATATCTGTggcggccgccgcagcaCCCCAGGCGTGCAGTCTCCAAGAGCACGTGCTTCGACGGATGCCCGTAAGCCGCTGTAGTTACAACCTTCGCTCGCTATCGGAGCAACGTACAGCGTAACAACAGACTAAGATAGATGCAGCACGCAGCTTTATGCTGCAAGGCTGCTTGCGACGACTTTCAGTTAAAGACAGTGTGTGGGGCACGTTTCTTTTCGAGGGAAAATTTTCAGCTTAAGCTCATCGCATGACAAGGCCGATGCCCATCAGTGCTAGAACTGTAACCAGAGCCTCTCCGCCGTTATAGAGGCCCGTACCGCCATGCCATCGAAGAACTCCATCAACAGACCCAAGCAGAAACTGAACCTGCAGCACCGCGTGCAGAAAAACGCAGCGAAGAGAAGCGCCAGGGAGCGCGCAGGGTTACTTGCGCCGCCAAGATCCAGCGATCAGTCGCAATCGGGCCGCGCGAAGTCCATTCCACTGGATTTGTTCCGTGGAGAGCGTGTGGACCAGGGGCCGATCACCACGAAGACGCTGTCCAAGAAGCGGGCCAAGAAGATCGAGAGAAACCTGCGGTATGTGGAGCAGCGTAAGCTGCTTGTGGACGTGCAGGCTGCGCGGGAGTCTGGGATGGACATCGATGTGGAGACTGCGGTGAGCACTAAAGCCAAGACTCAGCAGACGGGACCGCTTCAGAAGGTGAAGGAGTCCATTTGGAGTGCTCTGGAGGACGTCGCCGCGCAGGAGATGATCGTGCAGACAGGGGCTGGTACGACCCTAGGCGGCCAGTTTTTTCCGTAGTTGTCTAGCTATGTAGCCAATGTACATTAGTTGAGCGTTGCCGCGTTGCGGGGATATTGCAGAGCACTTCACTACCGAATGCTACGCACACAGGGCAATATTGCTGTTCAGGAATATACAAAACAACTACATATCTATGTCGAGGAGGCCTCTGCTGCGCAGTTCATCGCGAACATTGTCTTTCATGTAGCTGATCACGTCCTTCTGGTCGGCAGCTGCAAACACACTCGTGCCTGCGACTATCACATTGGCACCAGCCTTGGCGGCGTGCGGGATAGTTTCCTTGCCAAGCCCGCCGTCGACCTGGATATCCAGCTGTGGAAACTTTTCGCGCAATGCTGCCACCTTGGGCATCATGTCTGGCATGAACTTCTGACCGCCGAAGCCTGGCTCCACGGTCATGACCAGCGCCATATCCAGATATGGAGCCAGCTCAAAGAGTACATCTACCGGCGTGTCGGGCTTAATCGCGCACGCTGCGCGTATGCCGCGTGACTTGATCAACTTGACAAGCTCTAGCGGGTTCTTGGTCGCCTCGTAGTGGAACGTGAATTGGTCTGCGCCATTTTCGACAAAGACATCAACCCACTTTTCAGGCTCTGCAACCATCATATGGCAATCGAAAAACGCCTTGGGTTTGTCTGATTCTTTATCTCCTACTCTCGGGACCGCTTTGCGTAGCGACTTGACGATTGGGGGGCCTAGGGT
This is a stretch of genomic DNA from Eremothecium gossypii ATCC 10895 chromosome VI, complete sequence. It encodes these proteins:
- the FMP46 gene encoding putative redox protein (Syntenic homolog of Saccharomyces cerevisiae YKR049C (FMP46)), which encodes MSLLRTLQMQPRVITVFAEHANVGAASEILGALKTASGPKCKVQVSTMFPTLEQLIYMSEINRTAVAAQVPRLSELLQKPSFSEEFSSPLAQCTQDGVWRSQGGLWVDWEKRLLGADGQSVHELLGSSTMTID
- the MTC1 gene encoding DUF5427 domain-containing protein MTC1 (Syntenic homolog of Saccharomyces cerevisiae YJL123C (MTC1)): MTGAGKPSEADEVLEFLDSLPDGAGKKGGQTGTPNAEGNEDILEFLDELEQSNLKVDAKKPAGAAVGVQKTVKAAGDTKGAAATGKAAAGVQKAAGDSAEAAPLRAGQPEKQEVAEELHDPIKSLSNWWSSSGQATVSSIWSKTTERATQLKDRITLEQQDLTTKLNTNPIASKLSNATMLSELTSQLTKFVVGETEEVLRIHLVHDLVNFHDLSYEVESQFHDVLSSQVQGGIRIFVDQWDRPNESAAEGPAGNIHGLNMFQGKPTEGDKLCRANLDNAMKLFQKAMEESRRQRRERDIEAAADEESRISDVFIGILAVGQPQKGDEGAVVDSTHVGSFSFTIHLEDMSNGVSLLVRSQGFPIRWAGWLEGKSDLKKKEDEKPLEGEIDPSEWVKDWIDKGLALSIGVLAQNYVIERMGV
- the LSM1 gene encoding Lsm1p (Syntenic homolog of Saccharomyces cerevisiae YJL124C (LSM1)); its protein translation is MSHSKISEGEADLYLDQYNFTTTAAIVGSVDRKIFVLLRDGRMLFGVLRTFDQYANLILQHCVERIYIPEEGQYGECERGVFMVRGENVVMLGEVDIDKEDKPLEQLERVPFEEAARYRDGQNETKFKVETQKSKELARYGLIHDFNKSDMY
- the ALB1 gene encoding Alb1p (Syntenic homolog of Saccharomyces cerevisiae YJL122W (ALB1)), which produces MPSKNSINRPKQKLNLQHRVQKNAAKRSARERAGLLAPPRSSDQSQSGRAKSIPLDLFRGERVDQGPITTKTLSKKRAKKIERNLRYVEQRKLLVDVQAARESGMDIDVETAVSTKAKTQQTGPLQKVKESIWSALEDVAAQEMIVQTGAGTTLGGQFFP
- a CDS encoding AFL213Wp (NOHBY614; No homolog in Saccharomyces cerevisiae; Syntenic homolog of Kluyveromyces lactis KLLA0E15246g); this encodes MPAVLDRPKTYKKPTLEDVDPTINYIPAVVRDKLTHESQEMLQRLRKFVDIECLGKEKLYLRELQAHGYESEQCPTVQLLRTRAEELDLQQLYVRKRVFDNQEPFYENRLSMLEYCMASFFLGKSQLAQAVMHAHCSMVNVGAMELLLRHGSPEQLSLFLSPMISAQLHSSFMVSESEVSSSDALNVSTTCKIDDSNGTMTLNGSKWFVTSLEDNKCELWLLLAVTEFDEGNIYKRHSVVLLDKDAIKSEGITYERIDTGGPNSITDSNKYYRVQFKNAVVPLNILGQRGEGFSMVQTRTSLAKLYQCMKLCGTGHEALRLAQLRASSRKVFGSKLQKTDTFKTDVATWKIKIEVCKLLCCNAAVRCQVEGIKVARDDIAMAKIYTPREMSELVNWSIQIHGALGLCTLESPLLHMWHSCRATRINEGPDEALLSQLGKLEISNFAKNQKTWDDELAKAKSS
- the RPE1 gene encoding ribulose-phosphate 3-epimerase RPE1 (Syntenic homolog of Saccharomyces cerevisiae YJL121C (RPE1)) — its product is MVKPIIAPSILASDFANLECGCHRVINAGAEWLHIDVMDGHFVPNITLGPPIVKSLRKAVPRVGDKESDKPKAFFDCHMMVAEPEKWVDVFVENGADQFTFHYEATKNPLELVKLIKSRGIRAACAIKPDTPVDVLFELAPYLDMALVMTVEPGFGGQKFMPDMMPKVAALREKFPQLDIQVDGGLGKETIPHAAKAGANVIVAGTSVFAAADQKDVISYMKDNVRDELRSRGLLDIDM